A single window of Nicotiana sylvestris chromosome 5, ASM39365v2, whole genome shotgun sequence DNA harbors:
- the LOC104238665 gene encoding uncharacterized protein has product MEKEPDKKKPRILCLHGFRGSAEILKKLVLRWSESVVDKLDLVFLNAPFPAQGKSALEGFFDPPYFEWFQSNKDFTEYYNFEECLEYIEDFMSKHGPIDGVLGFSQGAVLGAAIPGMQRERVALTKVQKIKFVIIISGAKFGGPSFGVPQLAANAFSSPINCPSLHFLGEADFQKKDGEILLESFVDPQVIHHSKGHTIPRLDESSLEIMLGFIEKIQKL; this is encoded by the exons ATGGAAAAAGAACCAGACAAGAAGAAACCAAGAATCCTTTGCCTCCATGGTTTTAGAGGCAGTGCTGAAATCCTCAAGAAATTGGTTCTCCGGTGGTCGGAGTCCGTCGTAGATAAATTAGATTTGGTGTTTTTGAATGCACCTTTTCCAGCTCAGGGAAAATCTGCACTTGAAGGTTTCTTTGATCCACCTTACTTTGAATGGTTTCAATCAAATAAG gattttacaGAGTATTACAACTTTGAAGAATGCCTAGAATACATAGAAGATTTTATGTCAAAGCATGGACCTATTGATGGTGTTCTTGGTTTCTCCCAA GGAGCAGTTTTAGGTGCAGCAATTCCAGGCATGCAAAGGGAAAGAGTGGCTCTAACAAAAGTTCAAAAAATAAAGTTTGTAATCATAATATCAGGAGCTAAATTTGGAGGACCTTCATTTGGGGTACCACAATTAGCTGCCAATGCATTTTCATCTCCTATCAACTGCCCATCCCTTCACTTCTTAG GAGAGGCGGATTTCCAGAAAAAAGATGGTGAAATTCTGCTGGAGAGTTTTGTAGATCCACAAGTGATTCACCATTCTAAAGGCCATACCATACCAAGACTAG ATGAAAGCAGCCTTGAAATAATGCTTGGGTTTattgaaaaaattcaaaaattatga
- the LOC104238663 gene encoding hyoscyamine 6-dioxygenase-like isoform X1 — protein sequence MEVLISNWSNVESVPKTYIFPPDSRPGKFEFPVCNDIPLIDLDHNHPADEIIQQVISACQKYGFFQVINHGVSENLMDETMNMYKEFFKLPSEYKAQFYSNDINKSCRIYSSTLSYDNEEFHYWRDNFTHRCHPLEENIQSWPDKPTKYREVVGEYSIETRKLLYRILEIICKGLGLEPGYFEGEISKTHLISVNHHIPCPDPSLTLGMPVHSDPNLITLLHQCDVPGLQILKDGQWIGVHPVPDSLIVIPGLQLKVISNDRFITPVHRVVTHPKDARTTIGVFLGPSPESIIKPAAALVNCSNIEPVFRAFTYPEFFKAFSAGAKCDAQIALNHFRNKP from the exons ATGGAAGTCTTGATTTCAAACTGGTCGAATGTTGAATCTGTGCCTAAAACATACATTTTTCCACCAGATAGTAGACCAGGAAAGTTTGAATTTCCTGTTTGTAATGATATACCACTGATAGACCTGGACCATAATCATCCAGCTGATGAGATAATTCAACAAGTTATTAGCGCATGTCAAAAATATGGATTCTTTCAg GTGATAAACCATGGAGTATCTGAAAATCTAATGGATGAAACCATGAATATGTACAAGGAATTCTTCAAATTGCCAAGTGAATACAAGGCACAGTTTTACTCAAATGACATCAACAAAAGCTGCAGGATATATTCTAGCACATTATCGTATGACAATGAAGAGTTTCATTACTGGAGAGATAATTTTACTCATCGTTGCCATCCTTTAGAGGAAAACATTCAGTCTTGGCCTGATAAGCCCACCAAATATAG agaagTAGTGGGTGAGTATTCCATCGAAACGAGGAAGCTACTATACAGGATTCTGGAGATAATATGCAAAGGATTAGGACTAGAGCCAGGGTATTTTGAAGGTGAAATCAGTAAAACTCACTTGATATCAGTGAATCATCATATTCCATGCCCTGATCCAAGTTTGACACTGGGAATGCCAGTACATTCTgatccaaatctcataacattACTTCACCAATGTGATGTCCCTGGACTTCAAATCCTTAAGGATGGCCAATGGATTGGCGTTCACCCTGTTCCTGATTCTCTAATTGTCATTCCTGGTCTACAATTAAAG GTAATAAGCAATGACAGGTTCATAACTCCAGTTCATCGCGTCGTGACACATCCGAAAGACGCTCGAACAACGATTGGGGTTTTTCTTGGTCCGTCGCCCGAGTCTATAATAAAACCAGCCGCTGCTTTGGTTAATTGTAGCAATATTGAACCAGTGTTCAGAGCTTTTACCTATCCAGAGTTCTTTAAAGCATTTTCTGCTGGTGCAAAATGTGATGCTCAAATTGCACTCAACCATTTCAGGAACAAACCATAG
- the LOC104238663 gene encoding hyoscyamine 6-dioxygenase-like isoform X2: MQRWLLSMIIRGKPLRSCYDALDVKVINHGVSENLMDETMNMYKEFFKLPSEYKAQFYSNDINKSCRIYSSTLSYDNEEFHYWRDNFTHRCHPLEENIQSWPDKPTKYREVVGEYSIETRKLLYRILEIICKGLGLEPGYFEGEISKTHLISVNHHIPCPDPSLTLGMPVHSDPNLITLLHQCDVPGLQILKDGQWIGVHPVPDSLIVIPGLQLKVISNDRFITPVHRVVTHPKDARTTIGVFLGPSPESIIKPAAALVNCSNIEPVFRAFTYPEFFKAFSAGAKCDAQIALNHFRNKP, from the exons GTGATAAACCATGGAGTATCTGAAAATCTAATGGATGAAACCATGAATATGTACAAGGAATTCTTCAAATTGCCAAGTGAATACAAGGCACAGTTTTACTCAAATGACATCAACAAAAGCTGCAGGATATATTCTAGCACATTATCGTATGACAATGAAGAGTTTCATTACTGGAGAGATAATTTTACTCATCGTTGCCATCCTTTAGAGGAAAACATTCAGTCTTGGCCTGATAAGCCCACCAAATATAG agaagTAGTGGGTGAGTATTCCATCGAAACGAGGAAGCTACTATACAGGATTCTGGAGATAATATGCAAAGGATTAGGACTAGAGCCAGGGTATTTTGAAGGTGAAATCAGTAAAACTCACTTGATATCAGTGAATCATCATATTCCATGCCCTGATCCAAGTTTGACACTGGGAATGCCAGTACATTCTgatccaaatctcataacattACTTCACCAATGTGATGTCCCTGGACTTCAAATCCTTAAGGATGGCCAATGGATTGGCGTTCACCCTGTTCCTGATTCTCTAATTGTCATTCCTGGTCTACAATTAAAG GTAATAAGCAATGACAGGTTCATAACTCCAGTTCATCGCGTCGTGACACATCCGAAAGACGCTCGAACAACGATTGGGGTTTTTCTTGGTCCGTCGCCCGAGTCTATAATAAAACCAGCCGCTGCTTTGGTTAATTGTAGCAATATTGAACCAGTGTTCAGAGCTTTTACCTATCCAGAGTTCTTTAAAGCATTTTCTGCTGGTGCAAAATGTGATGCTCAAATTGCACTCAACCATTTCAGGAACAAACCATAG